ACCCATTATGAGTTCCTACCGGAGGAATTCTGAGTTCTTTCTTAGTTAAGAGTGAATTCTTTTCAGCAGTAATTGCTCTTCCAAGGCAGCAATGCGATTGTATGCTGCTGTTAATTGCGCTGTTAGTCGTTGGATTTGAATTTCTGGTGTTAAATGTCGATCTCCGCCTTGAAGATTAGTGTCTAGATAAATGCCATCTGCTATGACGTCCTTATGTTCAAGCTCGGAATTAAAATTGATTTGTCCTTTTAACTGATAGCGTCCTGTGTCGCTACTTTCCACTAAGCTATCGTTAGCCTCTTGTGTTTTCACTAAGCAACATTCTGATAAAGCTTGAGAAACTTTACCATCAAGATGCTCAATCACGTGGTAGAGGGCATCCACTTTTTGACTCAAAGTCAGGACCTGCTTTTGTAATGGCTCCATTTAATACCCTCATCCGTTTATTTATATCTATAGTATTCAATCTCTTGGCAACGTTAACCATACTTATGATTTTTTTAACTTTTAAAATGTTCTGTTGAAATGCAATACTTAAATCTGAAATTGGAAATATATCTACATACTGTATACAAGTTTTACTAAACAGCTGTGTTGAGAAAAATTAATTTTTTGCACCTATTTTGAGAAATACTTGCCGCTAGCGTTTCATCAGTGCTGAATCTGTAGGAGTGCAAAGCTTTGCTCTATACTAAGTTCTACGTAAATCCCCACCGATAAACCCGACAGATTGAATAAGGAAAAAGGCTCTTTTTTTCCACAAATAAATTCACGGCTTAAGACTTTTTCCTGAGCGTTTTTGACTCGAGAGACTGTAAAACAAAAAAATCACGCACTCAGCAACGCCAGTCTCCTCAAGTCGCTTAACCCTTTCGGCAGTCCCCCTGGGTGGGGAAAACGACACTTGCTACAATGGAGGGAACCTCCAAGGGCGCAGTGGCTCCCCTCCTGCATAGCACTGTCTCACCACGGAACTGGCTCCTCAACACTCAAGACTGTTTGTGTGAATAATTACTTAGGTAAAATGTCACTAATGGCTTGCACTGGCATTAAGTTGATCAATAAATCAACAAACTCTGACAATTAGCCAAACTGAATGGTATTGACCGAAACTGAATAAAAAAAATCAAAATCAAAAATCTAAATCAAGGAACCAAAATTTAACCACAACTAGAGATGCCTAACGATACAAGCACTCAGAACGTTTTGCTTCATTATTGCTACACTTTGGATGTCAGCATCTGGTATTACTAACGCTTTTTCACTCTAAAAGTCAAAATCAATGCAGCGACGTTCTTTTTTGCTAGGTACAACTACCCTAGCACTTTCACAACTGCTTGTTGGGTGTGCTGACAACAAACAGGTGACACTAAATGTGCAACTGTTAAAAGGTTCTATCCCCGGTCAGGTGGTTAATCAATTCAGCCAAGGTTTGCAGCAAAAGGTGCAGTTAAAGTTTGCTCCTGTCGAGGAGTTACAGGATTTATTTCAAAAATTGCAAATTTGGCAGAAGAAAACAAATACCACTGATGAGCAAGGATGGCGTCGCACCTTACCATTTGCCCAATCTCAAAGAGCTACCAAAGCTGACCTGGTAACGTTGGGAGATTACTGGATAAGTTTAGCAATTGAGAAAAAACTCATACAACCACTGGAACTGGCAAAGATAAAACAATGGTCCGCTTTGCCCAAACGATGGCAAGAATTAGTGACGCGCAACGACCAAGGTCTGGTTGATCCTAAAGGAAACGTTTGGGCTGTTCCTTACCGTTGGGGTAGTACGGTGATGATTTATCGCCGGGATAAATTCCAAAAATTGGGTTGGACACCGAAAGATTGGAGTGACCTATGGCGCGATGAACTGCAAGGACGCATTTCTGTTTTGAATCAACCACGGGAAGTGATTGGTCTAGTTTTAAAAAAGCTGGGACAATCTTATAACACAGAGAATTTAGACACAGTTCCAAACTTGGAAAAGGAACTGCGGTCATTAAATCAACAGGTAAAATTCTACGATTCTACCAGGTACTTGGAACCTCTCATTACTGGGGATACTTGGTTAACAATTGGTTGGTCAAACGATGTAGTGCAACTGATTGGACGTTACCCACAACTTGCCACAGTGATTCCCCAGTCAGGAACTGCTCTTTGGGCAGACGTATGGGTAAATCCAGCAGGTCAAGACAAGCAACCTTTGTTATATCAATGGATAGATTTTTGTTTAAGTCCTGGCATTGCTAAGGACATTTCTTTGCTAACAAAAACGAATTCACCAATTCCTACAATTATTACTGCGTCTGATTTTCAAGAATCATTACGCAGTTTGTTAATCATGAATTCTGATGTTTTTAATAAAAGTGAATTTTTACTTCCCTTACCCTCACCAGTGGCTGCTCAGTATGAGTCTTTATTTGCCAAAATTAAAGGTTAAATTGATAGTTGATAGTTGATAGTTGTTAGCTGATGACGACTGGAAGCAAATTGATTCTTTTAGAAGAGATAGCAGAATTTTTTGACCACTTCTTTGCTATTGAGAGCTACACTCAAGAGGAACGAGGTGGTGTATATTTGCCTTCAACACGTCCTGTTAGACGTTTGGGATTGATTTTAGAACCGTGGGCGCAGTTGCACCAATGGGTAAGCACTCAACATTTAGACGCGCTCTTTCTACATCGTCCTTGGAAACTTGAACCAGGACAACTTGCTCCAGATATCGGTGTCATATCTTATCATCTGCCATTTGATGAGCGCTTGACACTCTCTTTCAATCCCAGGTTGGCGGAAGTCTTGGGAATGTCTGGTTTAGAAGTGTTGGGAAAAAAAGACAGCAGAGCAATCGGTATGATTGGAGAGATTCCGACTCAAAGCTTTGCTCGTTTATGTCATTGTGTAAATCAGATATTTGGTGGATACGAGCACGTACGTGCAGCAGAATGCACTGAAGTGACACGAATTGCTGTTGTTGGTGCAATGACAGACTCCCTCGTGCGTGAAGCAGCAACCCGTGGTGCTGATGTTTATATTACAGGACAGTTACGCAAGCCAGCCGAACCAGCATTGTTAGAAACAAAAATTGGTGCGATTGCAGTTGGTCATGGTCGTGGTGAAGTCTGGGGTTTACAGTCACTCGCTGGAGTCCTGCGCGCTCGCTGGTCTACCCTGGAAGTGGTTGCTTCAACATTCAAAATTGAGTTAATTTGACAAAATTTCCCTGTCAAGCAGCTAATAATTCAATACAGTTGCTGTTAATGATTATTTTTGACCATTCTATGTGTGTAGAGATGTTGGAATGCAACGTCTCTACATATGTATCACGGCTAAAAATAATCTTATCAGCAAGCGTATTGGCTAATAATTTAGTTCTTGGAGCATAGCCTGAAAACGCTCATCCTTAAAGATTTTGCCAAATTCTGAGTTATCTTTGAGTATGAGTAAGTATTTGTCTGGACACAAATCAATTGCTCGTTGCAAGTTGTTAATTGCCTCTTCGATATTATTTTCCATGGCATAGCAACGAGCTTTGTTGTACCAGATAGTGTCATCGCATGGGTGTAACTCGCAAGCTTGTTTGTAGCTAGCGATCGCTTCTGGATAACGCCGTAATTTTTCCAAAACTATAGCCCGATTTAACCAAGCTTTGTCGTTGTCTGGTTGAATTGCTATAACCCGATCAAAGCTTGTCAGTGCTTTTTCATAACGCTCCCACTCACACAAACTCATGCCTCGGTTTTGCCACGCCATAGCATTATCTGGAGAGAACTCAATGGCGCGGTCGTAGCTGTCAAGAGCTTCTTCGTAAAACCCTAGCTGTTTAAGAGCATTGCCTTTGTTGTTCCACGCCCAATATGCGTCTGGTTGCAACTGTAGAGTGCGCTCAAAGCTCTTCACTGCTTTTTCATACTGTCCCCAGTCACACAAGGTAATACCACGATTATGCCAGATAGTAGCGGCATTTGGGTTAAATTCAAGAGCACAGTCAAAGCTGTTAATTGCTTCAAGGTAGCGTTCTAACTTTCCTAACGCAATTCCCCGGTTGTGCCAAACCCAGCAAGCATTCCATTGTAATTTCAGAGCCTGGTCAAAGCAAGCGATCGCATCTTCATGACAACCCAAGGAACCTAGAGCAAAACCTTTTTGAGATAAGGCTTCCGGATAATCTGGCTTACACCTGAGAGCTTTGTCGAAACTCGCTATTGCTGCTTCAAACTTTGCTGCTTTGTTTTGGCGTAGTCCTTGTTGGAAAAAAAATTCCGCCTCTAGGTTAAGGGTCAGTTTCATAAATATTCGCATCCGACCTTAGATATATTTTTAAATTCTATATTTCCAAAACGATAACACAACTCAACAAACAGATCCACCTTTTGGAAGGCAAAGCTTGTTGCAAAAAATGCATACTATTCTATAGTATCGCAGTATCATTGGACACGCTGCAAACAGCACTGTTTCGCAAGCACCCGCTCGCGCAGGAGGAGCAATTGCCTGTCCTTGATTCCAAGTGTCATCAAACCATCAACCGTTTGCAGAAGATATTCAGCAGAAGATCCGATATGCCCGCAGGCTGTCGCAATGATCTCAGCAGTAGTCTCAATCGAGAGATTTCTAGCGTAGTGTGGATGGTGACGGTTGATCACAAAGGCGATCGCTTCCAGTTGTTGTGTGCCATCAAATACCTTCACCCATCGGGGAACGTAAGAACCGACGACCATTTCCCGCCGCCAAACAAGAAGCAGTTCAGAAGCTACATCAGCACCGGCGATGCGGTAGACAACACCGCGACAACTACCACCACGCTCCAAAGCAAGTACCAAACCAGGGTTGTCTGGAGTACCACGACCAAGGGGTGCTCGTAAGCAAAACCGACGATGCAAACCGTAAACTGTTCCGATGCGGCGTTCAACAAATCGGAAAATGGGGTTCCACACGAGCGAACCATAAGCAAAGAGCCAGATATCGGAATCTGGCTCTTGTTGCTGTATAGTTTTATCAATTGAAGCTTGCAACTGGGCTTCGCTTAGGATTTGCATACTAAGCCCAGACTCTAAAATCATCCTTTGCAAGCGTTTTGATTCCAAGTCAGCGCGGGTTAATGGCATGAAACAGCCTCTATGAGGACAATTCGTGATTGATAATTCGTAATTTGTCATTGAGTTATTCATTAGAAATTACGAATTGCCAATTATTTATTATTGAATGGTGTCACCACCATTTACTGTTAACAACTATCCAATTACCCAAGAATCTGGAGGAAGACGACGATACCTAAGACTTGTTAGGGTAGGTTAACAGCGACTTTAGCCATAAGGTTTTCTGTATTCTGTCCTGATTTTCACCTATCTACTTTTATCTGCGACTTGCACTCACTCCCATTGGACCACGAGTGACACCAAGCTGATTTTCCAGCTTTAACTCCCGCCAAAGTTGAGAGCCTGTAATTTCCCCATGTAGCAGTTGACGATAACGATGTATCGTTTGCGTCACTTTCTCAACTGTCTCATTGAGAAATTCGATACGAAAATGCTGTACTCCAAGCTCTATCAAGTGCTGTACGTATTCTGCTCCTGTTTGGGCTATACCATTAAATACAGTATTTCGACAGCCTGCGTCAGCTTGAAGGATGTGTTCTGTCCCCACTCTATCCCGCAATTTCACCTCATGCTTCTCACATGGGCGTCCGCAATTAGTGTAGTCAGTCCCCTGTGATAAAAAGGCACAAAATACACAATGTTCCATATGAAACATGGGCATATGTTGATGAATTGTCACCTCAAACCACTGAGGTGGGCAACTTGTGACCAGGTCTTCCAACTGGGTTATGTTCAAATCATAAGACGCTGTAACCCGTTCTAAACCAAATTGATGCTTAAAGTAGTCTGCCGTTAAGGGATTCGCAACGTTGAGAGAGAAATCCCCAATACATTGGTCATTGGCAAAATACTGGAGTTGGTCATAGTTTCGTACCAGATAGCCATCCGCTTCGCAGGAACGCACTTGCTGCAAAATCCAGCTTTCCCCTGGTTTAGTAATTCTCGGAGGTGCAACCCAAATTTTCTGTTTTCCGTGCCCTTGTTCACGCACCATCCGCACCGCTTCTCGATAGGTGCGGGGGTCTTCAAATTCACAGTAGAGTGTTTCAATTCTCGCTTGGAGTGCAGCTTGTAGTTGCTTGCAGTTTCGCACCAGCACAATGAGGGAGAGTGGAGGAGTGGAGGAGTGGAGGAGTGGAGGAGTGGGGGAGGGGAGTAAGTCTTGTAAAGTTACCTTAGAGTGTAATTGCCAGCGTTTGGGTTGGGAACGCAACTCTTCCAACTGCGCTACAATCTCCCGCCGTATTCGGTTCAACTCACTGACCGGTACCATAACTGCACCATTGAGGTGATTTGTCAAAGTTCCCAAACAGAAGGGTGTGTTGCCGAGACGACTAAACTGTTCCTGTAAACGTTCTGTAGTCAGGGGTTTGGTGTGCGCCTCCACAAGGGGCATTGCAGATTCTACCTGGACAATGTGACCTTGTTCATCACGAGTCAGCACAGTTACCGGTTGACTGACTTCGCCATAAACCTCAATGTGAATTGGACGCTGAAATTGCGGGTTCTCCCCAGCAAAACTTTGACGCAGTTGCTTATCCAGTTCTGGGTCGCTGGTTTTCCAAACTTTGTCCCCTACGTGTACCCGTTGCAGGTTAACGTCACGACGACCAAAGGTTAGCACTGCTTCCTTTGCCTTGTGTTCCACTGCATAAACTCGACCACCTTCTTCCTGCGCTTCGGGGTGACCACAGTCAAAAACAACACCATCACCTGGTTTCACAGGTGCTTGTAAATGTACTGTCACCTTTTCGTTGCTGATACGGGTAACTTCGCCCAGGTAAACTCCACGCTTTTTACCAAAGTGGGCATGAACCAGCTCTTGATTGTTAATGCCGCGAAACCAACCCGTGTACAGTCCGCGAGAAAATGCCATTTCCAGGTTGTGGCGTTCTTTGTTTGGTGCGTGTAGAGACTTTGTATGCAACATCTCTATATTATCTGCCATGACCCGATCCAGTGCTTCTCGATATACACGGGTAACATTAGCCACATACTCTGGTGTTTTCAACCGACCTTCAATCTTGAGACAACTTACCCCTGCCTTGATCAATTCTGGCAGCACTTCTAACCCAGCCAAATCTTGCGGACTCAGCAGATATTTACGGTTATCCAAATTTACAACTTTTCCATCGGAGATTAACTCGTAGGGCATTCGGCAAGCTTGGGCACATTCCCCACGGTTTGCAGAACGCCCTCCTAGCGCTTCACTGGTCAAACACTGACCGGAATATGCTACGCATAGCGCACCGTGAACAAACACTTCCAATGGTAGAGAAGTGCCATGGCACTTCTCTACACGCAACTGGCGCTGAATTTTCTCAATTTCCTGAAGCGAGCATTCTCGGGCAAGAACAACCAATTGGCAACCCAAGGATTTAGCAAATTCCACCCCTGCGGCACTAGTGATGGTCATCTGGGTAGAAGCATGGATGGGAAAATCTGGTGATAAGTGACGAATAAGACGACAAATACCTACATCTTGGACAATTACCGCATCTACACCCGCAGTAATAATGGTGCGGAGGTATTGCTCTGCCTCTGTGAGTTCCTGCGGAAAGATAATTGTATTCAGGGTGACATAGCCCTTGACACCCCGACGGTGTAAAAATTCCATCAACTTAGGCAAGTCCGCTTCCGTGAAGTTTTGCGCCCGCATTCGCGCATTAAACCGATCCAACCCAAAATATATGGAATCTGCCCCATTTTCAACAGCAGCTTTAGCACAGTCCCAGTGACCTGCTGGGGCAAGGAGTTCGGGGCGTTGAAAGGTGGGTGAGGTGTGTTCAGGGATTGGTTTGCGATCAGCTTTCATCGGGTTGGGGTGGATTCGATAGCACCATTGCGATTCTATCGTTTGTAGTTGTTGATGGTGGGGGGAGGTGGGATTTGGGCGATCGCTTATTGTTTTAGCAGGAATGATAACTGTCGAGCACCTAAATTATCCTCACCGCTACTGGTTCATACCAATTTAATTTAAGGCAGCACAAAATAAATTCTTTGCCTAATCAGTATTTCAGGCATCTCATTATGTGCAACTCCACATAGGATTGGTATCGAGGGAAACCTTTTTGCGCGAAATATAAAAGGCAGGCGTCTCGCCTACCCCACAAGAATCAAATCACTGTTTAAATCACTGTTAAAACTTGTAACCCAAAACTTGAATCGCACCATTCTCGGGTAATTTACCGATGCTAACAGTAATTGTGTCACTACTGCTACGAAGTACTGTCATTCCATTCATGACACTCAGAAAGTCATCTAATGGTGAAATATCACAATTAGAAGTATCAGCAGCTTGTGTACGGTAATGGGTAGGAATAATTATCTTGGGATTGAGGGTTTGAATTGCCTGCTTTGCTTCCTCGGCGTTATAAGCCTTAGAACCACCTCCTACAGGCACTAGCGCCACATCAGGACGCCCCATGAGGATTTTTTGCTCAATGGAAATGGGTGCGGCGGCTCCTCCTAAATGAAGGATGCTAATTCCCCCTTGCTTCCAAAGCCAAGCCGTATTTACACCAAATTGCCTACCACCTTTACGGTCATGGTTTATGGCAATTCCCTGGAACTTAATGCCATTAAACTCGTAAACTCCTGCTTCGTAAATCAGCTTTGGATTCCCAGGAAGTTCTTCTACAGCCCCCTCATCCAGTAGTTGACTGCTAATCAGCACTAAATCAGCCGCAACCTTTGGCGCACGATAGCCTGCGGTACACCCAACCGCCCGAAAGGGATTTGTGAGAATTTTTACTCCGCCACCAGTAAACAAAAAGCTAGTATGACCCAACCACTGAACTGATAATGAACCGCCAGATTGGGCATCAGCCTGAAGGTTGGAACCCAAGTTAGTAATCAACGTTGTTACTAATCCCGCCCCTGCGTAGCCCAATAACTGTCGTCGTTTCATGGATTCATCTCTCGAGACTGCAATTGTTGTAGAAAGTTTCGCAATAGCTGCTTCCCTGAAGTTGTCAGGACACTCTCTGGGTGAAACTGGACGCCTTCAATGTGAGGATAGTTCCGATGTCGCACTCCCATAATTGAGCCATCCTCAACCCAAGCAGTGATTTCTAGCACATCTGGGCAGGTATCGCGCGAAATCACTAAACTATGATACCTGGTTGCGGTCATCGGATTCTCTAAATTGCTAAAGACTCCTACGCCGGTGTGATAGACCTGAGACGTCTTCCCATGCATTAACTCTGGCGCAGAAACGATTTTGGCGCCAAACACTTGACCAATACTTTGATGCCCTAAGCAAACCCCTAAAATCGGCAAGCTTGATCCCAGCAGAGAAATCACATCTAGGGAAATCCCAGCATCTTCTGGGCGACCAGGTCCTGGGGAAATGACGAGTCCATCTGGCTGTAGCGCACAAATTTCATCTATGGTGATTTTGTCGTTACGAAAAACCTGAATATCACCTACTACCGGAAACTCAGCCGCCAATTCTCCCAGATACTGAACTATGTTATAGGTAAAACTGTCGTAATTATCGATAACTATAATCACAAATTATAGCTCCTGGTCTCTACCAATCAGATCATTGTGATTGATTGTCACCAAAAGATTTTAATCGGTGTTTAAGTCATCTTGATACAGACACTATAAGTCGCGTCCAGCCAATGAAAAACCGTATTAAACTTAGCACTTAAGACTGTACAGCGGACAAAACCAAGGAGAACAGGGGAGGAAGTAAGAGCGTAGCAGCTACTAGCACCGCTACGAAAGTAGAGACAAGCACAGCACCAGCAGCGCAGTCTTTGGCAATTTTTGCCAATTCATGGTAGGTCTGCTTAACTGTTAAGTCCACAATTGACTCAATCGCAGTATTGAGTAATTCCAACGCCAAAACTAAACCGCTCGTTATTCCAATAACCGATATTTCCACAGGCTTAAGATGTAAAAAAACGCTCAAGCCAATCGCTAAAGCGCCGACACTAATGTGAATCCGAAAATTGCGTTGAGTTTGAAAAGCGTAGCTGATTCCACACCAAGCATACTTAAAACTTACAAATAAATTAGAGGCTACTTGCCATGACAGTTCACGTTGTTTGGTCACAACTGCTTCTATGCGATTTGGTGTTGGTGGAGACGAAACTTGTGGTGGAGACGAAACTTGTTGAGACATAGGCATAAAAACCACATAGCATAATGGGTAATGAGGGGATTTCAGGGGATATTAATAACCTAATGAACTTATCTGCGATTTTTAATGGAAGAATTTTTAGATATCAAATACAGAATAACACCTATAATAAATTCGTAAATAATTCCTCTTCCAAGTCAATCTGAATACCTATTGCCTTCAGTAATATTACTTGCTGCTTTAGCATTCGCTCCAAACTTTCTTCTTCAGGATGATCCCAACCTAAAAGATGCAATAGCCCATGAGCGGCTAACCACGCTAGCTCTGTTGGCAAAGAGTGATCCTGCTCTTGGGCTTGCCGTTGAGCTGTTTCAACAGAAATAACAATATCACCGAGATACAGTGGTTCCTCGGTATACATTTCTGCTAGCTGAGGAAAGTCTACCTCGAGTGCCGCAAAGGATAAAACGTCTGTCGATTTATTCTGGTGGCGATACTGGGTGTTAAGCGTGCGAACTTCGTCGTCATTTGTTAAACGTAGCCCAACTTCATAACTTGGTGCTGGAGGAATACTCGGGTGTAGTATTTCCAACCAGTGCTCAAACCAGTTTTTCCAAGTTTCAGCTGCAATTTGGGTATCTGTCTCCCTATTTACAACTTTTGGCTGGGATAACTCATGATAACAATCCTCTACATACAGTTCAACTCGCACTTCTCTACAAAGTCTCCTAAGCCTAGGTATGATGTCGTTAGCGAGTGAGGTAAGCAAGACCCACAAGGACTGCTAAAAGCCCTACAGTGGTCAGTATAAAATGCTTTAAGGAGGTGCCGCCCTTTTGCACCATGTTTCGCATTGCGAGTTTCACGTAGCTAGGTTTATGTTCGCTAGGTCTATGTTCCGTAGAAGGAGAGTTGCTCATAATAATTTGTTAACAAACTCTTCTAATAATGTAACAGTTACCATACCATCAAGCTGCCATTCTGCCCCTTTCAGGAATATAGAACAGGGAAAAAGCCTAACCTGTATCCCTTTCCCTAACTATGCAGAAGCCTCTACTAGCTGGTTTTCTTGCCGTAGATAAGCTTGAATGAACATATCGATTTCGCCGTTCATCACATCCGCGATCGCAGTGGTTTCCGCACCAGTTCGCAAATCCTTCACCATTTGGTAAGGATGAAACACGTAGTTGCGGATTTGGTTACCCCAAGAGGCTTCTACCATATCACCCCGAATTTCCGCGATTTCTTTAGCGTGTTGCTCTTGAGCAATCACCAGCAGTTTTGCCTTCAAGCGCGCGAGGGCTTTTTCTTTGTTTTGTAATTGGCTGCGTTCTTCTGTACAACGTACAGCAATACCAGTGGGAATGTGAACAACTCGCACTGCGGTTTCTACTTTGTTGACGTTCTGTCCGCCCTTACCACCAGACCGAGTCGTGGTGACTTCCAAATCCTTCTCTGGAATTTCCAGTTGGATAGTGTTATCTATCTGGGGCATCACTTCCACGCCAGCAAAGCTGGTTTGCCGTTTGCCGTTAGCATTGAATGGCGAAATCCGCACCAAAC
The sequence above is a segment of the Mastigocladopsis repens PCC 10914 genome. Coding sequences within it:
- a CDS encoding extracellular solute-binding protein, with translation MQRRSFLLGTTTLALSQLLVGCADNKQVTLNVQLLKGSIPGQVVNQFSQGLQQKVQLKFAPVEELQDLFQKLQIWQKKTNTTDEQGWRRTLPFAQSQRATKADLVTLGDYWISLAIEKKLIQPLELAKIKQWSALPKRWQELVTRNDQGLVDPKGNVWAVPYRWGSTVMIYRRDKFQKLGWTPKDWSDLWRDELQGRISVLNQPREVIGLVLKKLGQSYNTENLDTVPNLEKELRSLNQQVKFYDSTRYLEPLITGDTWLTIGWSNDVVQLIGRYPQLATVIPQSGTALWADVWVNPAGQDKQPLLYQWIDFCLSPGIAKDISLLTKTNSPIPTIITASDFQESLRSLLIMNSDVFNKSEFLLPLPSPVAAQYESLFAKIKG
- a CDS encoding Nif3-like dinuclear metal center hexameric protein, yielding MTTGSKLILLEEIAEFFDHFFAIESYTQEERGGVYLPSTRPVRRLGLILEPWAQLHQWVSTQHLDALFLHRPWKLEPGQLAPDIGVISYHLPFDERLTLSFNPRLAEVLGMSGLEVLGKKDSRAIGMIGEIPTQSFARLCHCVNQIFGGYEHVRAAECTEVTRIAVVGAMTDSLVREAATRGADVYITGQLRKPAEPALLETKIGAIAVGHGRGEVWGLQSLAGVLRARWSTLEVVASTFKIELI
- a CDS encoding tetratricopeptide repeat protein, translating into MKLTLNLEAEFFFQQGLRQNKAAKFEAAIASFDKALRCKPDYPEALSQKGFALGSLGCHEDAIACFDQALKLQWNACWVWHNRGIALGKLERYLEAINSFDCALEFNPNAATIWHNRGITLCDWGQYEKAVKSFERTLQLQPDAYWAWNNKGNALKQLGFYEEALDSYDRAIEFSPDNAMAWQNRGMSLCEWERYEKALTSFDRVIAIQPDNDKAWLNRAIVLEKLRRYPEAIASYKQACELHPCDDTIWYNKARCYAMENNIEEAINNLQRAIDLCPDKYLLILKDNSEFGKIFKDERFQAMLQELNY
- a CDS encoding gamma-glutamylcyclotransferase, which encodes MPLTRADLESKRLQRMILESGLSMQILSEAQLQASIDKTIQQQEPDSDIWLFAYGSLVWNPIFRFVERRIGTVYGLHRRFCLRAPLGRGTPDNPGLVLALERGGSCRGVVYRIAGADVASELLLVWRREMVVGSYVPRWVKVFDGTQQLEAIAFVINRHHPHYARNLSIETTAEIIATACGHIGSSAEYLLQTVDGLMTLGIKDRQLLLLRERVLAKQCCLQRVQ
- a CDS encoding U32 family peptidase is translated as MKADRKPIPEHTSPTFQRPELLAPAGHWDCAKAAVENGADSIYFGLDRFNARMRAQNFTEADLPKLMEFLHRRGVKGYVTLNTIIFPQELTEAEQYLRTIITAGVDAVIVQDVGICRLIRHLSPDFPIHASTQMTITSAAGVEFAKSLGCQLVVLARECSLQEIEKIQRQLRVEKCHGTSLPLEVFVHGALCVAYSGQCLTSEALGGRSANRGECAQACRMPYELISDGKVVNLDNRKYLLSPQDLAGLEVLPELIKAGVSCLKIEGRLKTPEYVANVTRVYREALDRVMADNIEMLHTKSLHAPNKERHNLEMAFSRGLYTGWFRGINNQELVHAHFGKKRGVYLGEVTRISNEKVTVHLQAPVKPGDGVVFDCGHPEAQEEGGRVYAVEHKAKEAVLTFGRRDVNLQRVHVGDKVWKTSDPELDKQLRQSFAGENPQFQRPIHIEVYGEVSQPVTVLTRDEQGHIVQVESAMPLVEAHTKPLTTERLQEQFSRLGNTPFCLGTLTNHLNGAVMVPVSELNRIRREIVAQLEELRSQPKRWQLHSKVTLQDLLPSPTPPLLHSSTPPLSLIVLVRNCKQLQAALQARIETLYCEFEDPRTYREAVRMVREQGHGKQKIWVAPPRITKPGESWILQQVRSCEADGYLVRNYDQLQYFANDQCIGDFSLNVANPLTADYFKHQFGLERVTASYDLNITQLEDLVTSCPPQWFEVTIHQHMPMFHMEHCVFCAFLSQGTDYTNCGRPCEKHEVKLRDRVGTEHILQADAGCRNTVFNGIAQTGAEYVQHLIELGVQHFRIEFLNETVEKVTQTIHRYRQLLHGEITGSQLWRELKLENQLGVTRGPMGVSASRR
- a CDS encoding MBL fold metallo-hydrolase; translation: MKRRQLLGYAGAGLVTTLITNLGSNLQADAQSGGSLSVQWLGHTSFLFTGGGVKILTNPFRAVGCTAGYRAPKVAADLVLISSQLLDEGAVEELPGNPKLIYEAGVYEFNGIKFQGIAINHDRKGGRQFGVNTAWLWKQGGISILHLGGAAAPISIEQKILMGRPDVALVPVGGGSKAYNAEEAKQAIQTLNPKIIIPTHYRTQAADTSNCDISPLDDFLSVMNGMTVLRSSSDTITVSIGKLPENGAIQVLGYKF
- a CDS encoding anthranilate synthase component II, whose translation is MIIVIDNYDSFTYNIVQYLGELAAEFPVVGDIQVFRNDKITIDEICALQPDGLVISPGPGRPEDAGISLDVISLLGSSLPILGVCLGHQSIGQVFGAKIVSAPELMHGKTSQVYHTGVGVFSNLENPMTATRYHSLVISRDTCPDVLEITAWVEDGSIMGVRHRNYPHIEGVQFHPESVLTTSGKQLLRNFLQQLQSREMNP
- a CDS encoding diacylglycerol kinase family protein; its protein translation is MSQQVSSPPQVSSPPTPNRIEAVVTKQRELSWQVASNLFVSFKYAWCGISYAFQTQRNFRIHISVGALAIGLSVFLHLKPVEISVIGITSGLVLALELLNTAIESIVDLTVKQTYHELAKIAKDCAAGAVLVSTFVAVLVAATLLLPPLFSLVLSAVQS
- the ybeY gene encoding rRNA maturation RNase YbeY; amino-acid sequence: MRVELYVEDCYHELSQPKVVNRETDTQIAAETWKNWFEHWLEILHPSIPPAPSYEVGLRLTNDDEVRTLNTQYRHQNKSTDVLSFAALEVDFPQLAEMYTEEPLYLGDIVISVETAQRQAQEQDHSLPTELAWLAAHGLLHLLGWDHPEEESLERMLKQQVILLKAIGIQIDLEEELFTNLL
- a CDS encoding DUF3285 domain-containing protein — protein: MSNSPSTEHRPSEHKPSYVKLAMRNMVQKGGTSLKHFILTTVGLLAVLVGLAYLTR